The following are encoded in a window of uncultured Pseudomonas sp. genomic DNA:
- a CDS encoding integrase domain-containing protein, giving the protein MGAKATTLSELKVKAAKPKDKDYVLSDGNGLQMRVRTNSSKLWNFNYHHPITKKRINMGLGTYPELSLAQARKLAVEARELLALGTDPKEQRDFIEQKRKAVIEHTFENVATAWYELKKDSVTPAYAEDIWRSLTLHVFPDLGTTPISVISAPQVITLLRPLETKGSLETVKRLSQRLNEIMTYGVNSGLIHANPLSGIRSIFKKPKKKNMAALAPDELKELMVAIANASIKRTTRCLIEWQLNTMTRPAEAATTRWVDIDFDKRIWTIPAERMKKRRTHIVPLTDQALALLETIKPYSGHREYVFPADRNPRTHCNSQTANMALKRMGFEGRLVSHGMRSMASTILNEHGWDAEMIEVALAHVDKDGTRSSYNRADYIERRRPMMAWWSEHIQEAATGNLSVSAIKENQDRKVVSIR; this is encoded by the coding sequence ATGGGCGCCAAAGCTACCACCCTCTCTGAACTCAAAGTCAAAGCCGCCAAACCTAAAGACAAGGATTACGTACTGAGCGATGGCAACGGCTTGCAGATGCGAGTGAGAACCAATAGCTCAAAGCTATGGAATTTCAACTATCACCACCCCATAACGAAGAAGCGCATCAATATGGGGCTCGGTACTTATCCTGAGCTCTCTCTGGCACAGGCTAGGAAACTGGCAGTTGAAGCGAGGGAATTGCTGGCTCTGGGCACGGACCCGAAAGAGCAGAGAGACTTCATCGAGCAAAAGAGAAAAGCAGTTATTGAACACACTTTCGAGAATGTGGCCACTGCTTGGTATGAGCTTAAAAAAGACTCGGTGACGCCAGCTTATGCTGAGGACATCTGGCGCTCACTTACGCTGCACGTTTTCCCCGATTTAGGTACCACACCAATCTCAGTCATTAGTGCACCACAAGTCATCACCCTGCTTCGGCCACTCGAAACCAAAGGCAGCCTTGAAACCGTTAAACGGTTGTCTCAGCGGCTCAACGAGATCATGACTTATGGGGTTAACTCGGGACTGATTCACGCAAACCCACTTAGTGGGATTCGCTCCATCTTCAAGAAACCGAAAAAGAAGAACATGGCGGCACTGGCTCCCGATGAGCTGAAAGAGCTCATGGTGGCAATTGCCAATGCCAGCATAAAAAGAACGACGCGCTGCCTAATTGAATGGCAGCTGAACACAATGACTCGCCCAGCAGAAGCAGCTACCACCCGCTGGGTCGACATCGATTTCGACAAACGTATCTGGACGATTCCTGCTGAACGCATGAAGAAACGACGCACACATATCGTGCCTCTCACGGATCAAGCATTGGCACTTTTAGAGACAATCAAACCCTACAGCGGGCACCGGGAGTACGTGTTCCCGGCAGACCGTAATCCTCGCACCCACTGCAACAGCCAGACCGCCAACATGGCGTTAAAGCGTATGGGTTTCGAAGGTCGCCTGGTCAGCCATGGCATGCGCTCAATGGCAAGTACAATCCTCAACGAACACGGCTGGGATGCTGAGATGATAGAAGTCGCGCTCGCCCACGTCGACAAAGATGGGACTCGTAGCTCCTACAACCGGGCGGACTACATAGAGCGCAGACGCCCGATGATGGCCTGGTGGAGCGAGCACATTCAGGAAGCAGCAACTGGCAACCTGTCGGTGTCAGCTATCAAGGAGAACCAGGACAGGAAAGTCGTTTCGATACGCTAG
- a CDS encoding ATP-binding protein, translating to MRLKKLFIKNFRCYADELEIPIDDLTTIVGKNDIGKSSILEALEIFFNNDVVAIEPGDASVISEDKRVEICCEFDGIPATMTLDAGAETTLTSEYLLTKDGTLKILKIFNCTNKKPTVEVFIVANHPTAEGFKNLLELKEKELQAKVKELGLAVALKGNPGMRQAIWESAADLELAEVLISTGKAKEDTKRLWDQIESHLPIFALFQSDRSSRDSDDEVQSPMKAAIAAAIAEVQDDIAKIQKRVQEKAEEIAQRTHDALKTLDANLASELTPEFSAPTPAKWIGLFSVGLNTDSGIPLNKRGSGVRRLVLVSFFKAEAERRLKSGNRRNIIYAIEEPETAQHPNNQRLLIESFKSLAVEAGCQVLLTTHSPGLASQLPSESIRFVTRNTVSGKPVILHGVDAFGPVAEALGVTPDSRVQVLLCVEGPNDVACLKALSKAAYAADPSLPNLERDDRVAFIVLGGATLQHWVNRHYLQTLKKPEVHIYDGDVVDYQASMAQVNARTDGSWGTITNKHEIESYLHPEAIHQAFGVWINVTDQPVNGKATPRVFADVYSAHQGLGAPMKDSTAKKHLANKAFPCMTAAMLQNRDPQGEVVGWFRRIGDMLD from the coding sequence ATGAGGCTGAAAAAACTCTTTATCAAGAATTTTCGTTGCTACGCCGATGAGCTTGAGATTCCTATTGATGACCTCACAACTATCGTTGGCAAGAATGACATTGGAAAGTCCTCAATTCTTGAAGCCCTTGAGATCTTTTTTAATAACGACGTTGTGGCCATCGAGCCCGGCGATGCAAGCGTGATATCTGAAGACAAGAGGGTTGAGATTTGCTGTGAATTTGATGGCATACCCGCAACAATGACGCTGGATGCCGGAGCGGAAACTACTCTGACCAGCGAATATCTTTTAACAAAGGACGGTACGCTTAAAATTCTCAAGATTTTTAATTGCACCAACAAAAAGCCGACTGTCGAAGTATTCATCGTTGCGAACCACCCGACAGCAGAGGGTTTCAAAAATTTGCTCGAGCTCAAAGAAAAAGAGCTTCAAGCCAAGGTCAAGGAGTTGGGTTTAGCTGTCGCTCTAAAAGGTAATCCAGGAATGAGGCAGGCCATTTGGGAATCTGCTGCAGACCTAGAACTGGCAGAAGTCCTGATCTCCACGGGTAAAGCCAAAGAGGATACCAAGCGACTCTGGGATCAGATCGAAAGCCATCTGCCGATATTCGCACTTTTTCAGAGTGACCGAAGCAGTCGCGACTCCGATGATGAAGTACAAAGCCCAATGAAAGCTGCTATTGCAGCTGCTATTGCAGAAGTCCAAGACGACATAGCCAAGATTCAGAAACGCGTTCAGGAGAAAGCGGAGGAAATTGCCCAGCGGACTCACGACGCCCTAAAAACCCTAGATGCAAATTTAGCGAGCGAACTAACACCAGAATTTTCTGCGCCGACTCCGGCGAAATGGATCGGCCTCTTTTCTGTAGGGTTGAACACTGACTCGGGTATTCCCCTGAACAAGCGGGGTAGCGGGGTACGGCGACTGGTGCTTGTGAGTTTTTTCAAAGCAGAGGCGGAGCGGCGGCTTAAGTCGGGCAACCGCCGCAACATCATTTACGCGATCGAAGAGCCTGAAACTGCCCAGCACCCGAACAACCAACGTTTGCTCATTGAGTCTTTTAAATCCCTGGCAGTTGAGGCGGGCTGCCAAGTGTTGCTCACCACTCACAGTCCGGGCCTCGCTTCTCAGTTGCCAAGCGAGAGTATTCGCTTCGTAACACGAAATACAGTCAGTGGGAAACCGGTCATATTGCATGGCGTGGACGCTTTTGGGCCGGTGGCCGAGGCCCTTGGTGTTACGCCGGACAGCCGAGTGCAAGTTCTGCTTTGCGTTGAAGGTCCTAATGATGTCGCCTGCCTTAAGGCTCTCAGCAAAGCGGCCTATGCGGCAGATCCTTCTCTGCCCAATTTAGAGAGAGATGATAGGGTTGCATTCATTGTCCTCGGCGGGGCAACACTGCAGCACTGGGTCAATCGGCACTACCTACAGACGCTGAAGAAACCTGAGGTTCATATCTATGACGGTGACGTTGTTGACTACCAAGCATCAATGGCACAAGTGAACGCTCGCACTGACGGTTCTTGGGGAACTATAACTAACAAGCATGAAATCGAGAGTTACCTTCATCCTGAAGCGATACACCAGGCATTTGGTGTTTGGATCAATGTGACCGACCAACCGGTAAATGGTAAGGCAACACCCAGAGTTTTTGCGGATGTCTATAGTGCCCACCAAGGACTCGGGGCGCCGATGAAGGACTCGACTGCCAAAAAGCATCTCGCAAATAAAGCATTCCCCTGTATGACGGCTGCAATGCTTCAGAATCGAGATCCTCAAGGTGAGGTAGTAGGCTGGTTCCGAAGAATTGGTGACATGCTGGACTAG
- a CDS encoding DUF932 domain-containing protein produces MAHQIEQMAYVGATPWHGLGNQLTQKQPIDVWQREAGMDWQIQESPVHFKADTIGSLGTIHSFPEQKVLFRSDTKAPLSVVSQRYHTVQPREVLEFYRDLTEVSGYELETAGVLKGGRKFWALARTGQSTALKGNDQVNGYLLLATSCDGTLATTATPTTVRVVCNNTLTIALDGTTRAIKVPHNTRFDPKAVKKQLGIAVSQWDDFMYRMRALAERKVQWHEALGFFMNVLCDTSPNSQLPEVLPNERALRKVQSLYEGQGRGATLESANGTAWGLLNAVTEYVDHERRARSTEYRMDSAWFGQGAQIKQRALDTALRMVA; encoded by the coding sequence ATGGCTCATCAAATCGAACAAATGGCTTACGTTGGCGCAACCCCCTGGCACGGCCTGGGCAATCAACTCACACAGAAACAGCCCATCGACGTCTGGCAACGCGAAGCCGGTATGGACTGGCAAATCCAAGAGTCACCCGTTCACTTTAAGGCCGACACTATCGGCTCACTTGGCACTATCCACTCATTCCCCGAGCAGAAAGTGCTGTTCCGCTCGGACACCAAAGCACCACTGTCGGTGGTTTCCCAGCGCTACCACACCGTTCAGCCACGCGAAGTGCTGGAGTTCTACCGGGATCTCACGGAGGTCTCTGGCTACGAGCTGGAAACAGCTGGTGTACTGAAAGGTGGCCGCAAGTTCTGGGCACTGGCACGTACCGGCCAAAGCACTGCGCTCAAGGGTAACGACCAGGTGAACGGCTACTTGTTACTGGCTACTTCCTGTGACGGCACCCTGGCCACCACGGCAACACCCACCACCGTCCGCGTGGTCTGCAACAACACCCTAACCATTGCCCTAGACGGCACCACACGCGCTATAAAGGTGCCGCACAACACCCGCTTCGATCCTAAAGCCGTGAAAAAGCAACTGGGTATCGCCGTGTCGCAATGGGACGACTTCATGTACCGCATGCGTGCACTGGCCGAGCGCAAGGTGCAGTGGCATGAGGCGCTGGGCTTTTTCATGAACGTGCTGTGTGACACCAGTCCGAACAGCCAGCTACCGGAAGTGCTGCCCAACGAGCGCGCCCTGCGCAAGGTGCAAAGCCTGTACGAAGGCCAGGGTCGTGGAGCCACGCTGGAATCGGCCAACGGCACCGCCTGGGGCCTGCTCAATGCAGTCACCGAGTACGTCGATCACGAACGCCGTGCTCGCAGCACTGAGTACCGCATGGACTCGGCCTGGTTCGGCCAGGGCGCACAGATCAAACAGCGCGCCCTTGATACGGCGCTACGGATGGTCGCTTAA
- a CDS encoding lambda-exonuclease family protein, whose product MMATQLTRNTSQKPRPALRLVTTKAMPREEWLDVRKRGIGSSDAAAAVGLNPYKSQLELWMEKTGRDGSLPKIDPQDEESPAYWGNILEPIVASHYSKRTGKRVRRINAVLQHPDPDLSWMLANIDREVIGADDVALLECKTCGINGARLWKEGVPEYVQLQVMHQLAVTGKLAADVAVLIGGQHLEIHRIERDEQMIARLVELERRFWQYVTTDTPPPADGSDSADQALRCLYPEDSGKVVDFSHNPALSVAYVELKAVRQNISQQEKREAQLKQALQQAMGDASKAKFANGQITWKKAKDSAALDVATLLKDKPYLQGRYTVIKEGSRRFLIT is encoded by the coding sequence ATCATGGCTACTCAACTCACCCGCAACACCTCACAGAAACCCAGGCCAGCGCTGCGCTTGGTCACCACCAAGGCTATGCCTCGCGAGGAGTGGCTGGACGTGCGTAAACGCGGTATTGGCAGCTCGGATGCCGCCGCAGCCGTTGGCCTGAACCCCTACAAATCACAGTTGGAGTTGTGGATGGAGAAAACTGGTCGTGATGGCTCGCTACCCAAGATCGACCCGCAGGATGAGGAGAGCCCGGCGTACTGGGGCAATATCCTCGAACCCATCGTGGCATCGCACTACAGCAAACGCACCGGTAAACGTGTGCGTCGAATCAACGCCGTATTGCAGCACCCAGATCCAGACCTGTCGTGGATGCTGGCCAACATTGACCGTGAGGTGATCGGTGCAGATGACGTAGCTCTCCTTGAGTGCAAAACATGCGGCATAAACGGCGCGCGCCTCTGGAAAGAGGGCGTGCCGGAGTATGTGCAATTGCAAGTCATGCACCAGTTGGCCGTCACCGGCAAACTGGCAGCGGATGTCGCCGTGTTGATCGGTGGCCAGCACCTGGAGATCCACCGCATTGAGCGTGACGAGCAGATGATTGCTCGCCTGGTCGAATTGGAACGGCGCTTCTGGCAATACGTGACCACCGACACGCCACCGCCAGCGGATGGCTCGGATTCGGCTGATCAAGCCCTGCGCTGCCTCTACCCCGAGGACAGCGGCAAGGTGGTGGACTTCAGCCACAACCCGGCGCTGTCGGTGGCCTATGTGGAGCTCAAAGCGGTTCGACAGAACATCTCCCAGCAAGAAAAGCGCGAGGCTCAGCTCAAGCAGGCGCTGCAGCAGGCCATGGGCGATGCCAGCAAAGCGAAGTTCGCCAATGGCCAGATCACCTGGAAGAAGGCCAAGGACAGCGCAGCGCTGGATGTGGCCACGCTGCTAAAAGATAAACCTTACCTGCAAGGCCGTTACACCGTGATCAAGGAAGGCAGCCGCCGTTTCCTGATCACCTAA
- the csrA gene encoding carbon storage regulator CsrA: MLILTRNSGETLCIGDDITVTVLAINGNQVRIGIDAPKNVAVHREEVYQRIQADQVNKVME, from the coding sequence ATGCTCATACTTACCCGCAATTCTGGTGAAACCCTGTGTATCGGCGACGACATCACCGTGACCGTTTTGGCCATCAACGGCAATCAAGTCAGGATCGGTATCGACGCCCCCAAAAACGTCGCAGTACACCGTGAAGAGGTCTATCAGCGCATCCAGGCTGATCAGGTGAACAAAGTTATGGAGTGA
- a CDS encoding hydrolase or metal-binding protein, with protein MLKGLAITPPVLGRISIGKVVEKNGKRLPEKDDQFTITSQVQGRDGWLLHPLNDELRKAPEEKLRSIPIRLLFNEPDLNFRAEYSLFDRQTGRPTCVGNGETCKRQTAEGIQSLPCPSPDACTLAKGGACKPYGRLNVVIGDEDLLGSFVFRTTGFNSIRTLAARLQYFQAISGNRLACLPLELRLRGKSTRQSHSTPIFYADITVRNGINMEEALLAARQLDESRQSAGFDQVALDCAARQGLSNGAFEDNEEDSGAIVEEFFPAGEPERTAPTANPTARQSLPDQLEARVAQP; from the coding sequence ATGCTCAAAGGTCTCGCCATAACTCCGCCTGTTTTGGGCAGAATTTCCATCGGCAAGGTTGTCGAGAAGAACGGCAAACGCCTACCGGAGAAGGACGACCAATTCACCATCACCTCGCAGGTACAAGGCCGGGACGGCTGGCTGCTGCACCCGCTGAATGACGAGCTGCGTAAAGCACCGGAAGAGAAGCTGCGCAGCATCCCGATTCGCCTGCTATTCAATGAGCCTGATCTGAACTTTCGGGCTGAGTACAGCTTGTTTGATCGACAAACTGGACGGCCGACCTGTGTAGGCAACGGTGAGACCTGCAAGCGTCAGACTGCAGAAGGCATTCAATCGCTGCCCTGCCCCTCACCTGATGCCTGCACGCTGGCCAAAGGCGGTGCCTGCAAACCCTACGGCCGCCTCAACGTCGTAATCGGCGACGAGGATCTGTTGGGTAGCTTCGTGTTTCGCACTACCGGCTTTAATAGCATCCGCACCCTAGCGGCACGCCTGCAGTACTTCCAGGCCATCTCCGGTAATCGGTTGGCGTGCCTGCCGTTGGAGCTGCGTCTACGCGGGAAGTCGACTCGGCAGAGTCATAGCACGCCGATCTTCTATGCCGACATCACCGTGCGCAACGGTATCAACATGGAGGAGGCATTGCTGGCTGCTCGGCAACTGGATGAGTCCCGTCAATCGGCGGGATTCGATCAGGTAGCGCTGGACTGTGCCGCACGGCAAGGGCTGAGCAATGGGGCCTTTGAAGACAACGAGGAAGACAGCGGGGCCATTGTCGAAGAGTTCTTTCCTGCTGGGGAGCCCGAACGCACAGCACCAACTGCTAATCCAACAGCCCGTCAATCATTGCCGGATCAGCTGGAGGCACGAGTAGCGCAGCCATGA
- a CDS encoding helix-turn-helix transcriptional regulator has translation MPRVSVSQDKDQSLVRLGAAVRARRTQMNYSQETLADAAEIDRSHMGKIERGERNVTFLNIARIAKALECKPSDLLVDAGL, from the coding sequence ATGCCAAGAGTCTCCGTAAGCCAAGACAAAGACCAAAGCCTGGTTCGCCTGGGTGCAGCTGTACGTGCTCGTCGCACGCAGATGAACTATTCCCAAGAGACGCTGGCTGACGCAGCGGAAATTGATCGATCCCATATGGGCAAGATCGAGCGAGGAGAGCGCAACGTGACCTTCCTGAACATTGCGCGGATTGCGAAGGCTCTGGAGTGCAAGCCTTCGGATCTGCTCGTTGATGCGGGGCTATAG